A genomic stretch from Vulpes lagopus strain Blue_001 chromosome 11, ASM1834538v1, whole genome shotgun sequence includes:
- the LOC121471994 gene encoding olfactory receptor 4B1 gives MESTTNNVTDLIFVGLFQDPEVQRVCFVVFLLVYLATVVGNGLIVLTVNVSKSLHSPMYFFLSYLSLVEITYSSTVVPKFITDLLTKIKTISLEGCVAQIFFFHFFGVTEILLLVVMAYDRYVAICRPLHYMNIMSRQLCHILVAGSWLGGFFHSIIQILITIQLPFCGPNVIDHYFCDLQPLFKLACTDTFVEGVIVLANSGLIALCSFLILVSSYIIILFNLRNHSAEGRRKALSTCASHIMVVLLFFGPAIFLYMRPSSTFTEDKLVAVFYTVVTPMLNPIIYTLRNAEVKNAMRKLWSKKNSGME, from the coding sequence ATGGAATCCACTACAAATAATGTGACTGACTTAATCTTCGTTGGCCTTTTCCAGGATCCAGAGGTTCAGAGAGTGTGTTTTGTGGTATTTCTTCTCGTGTACCTGGCCACGGTGGTGGGCAATGGCCTCATTGTCCTGACAGTCAATGTCAGTAAGAGTCTGCATtcccccatgtacttcttccttagCTACCTGTCCCTGGTGGAGATCACATACTCCTCTACTGTTGTCCCTAAATTCATCACAGACTTACTTACTAAGATTAAAACCATTTCCCTGGAGGGCTGTGTAGCTCAGATATTCTTCTTCCACTTCTTTGGGGTCACTGAGATCCTTTTGCTTGTggtgatggcctatgaccgctatgtggctATCTGCAGGCCTCTTCATTATATGAATATTATGAGCCGCCAACTGTGTCATATACTGGTGGCTGGCTCCTGGCTTGGCGGCTTTTTTCACTCCATTATACAGATTCTTATCACCATCCAGTTGCCCTTCTGTGGCCCCAATGTGATTGACCACTACTTCTGTGATCTTCAGCCATTATTCAAACTTGCCTGCACTGACACCTTTGTGGAGGGGGTTATTGTGTTGGCCAACAGTGGCTTAATTGCTCTGTGCTCCTTCCTTATCTTGGTGTCTTCCTATATTATCATCCTGTTCAACTTGAGGAACCATTCTGCAGAGGGGAGGCGCAAAGCTCTCTCTACCTGTGCCTCTCACATCATGGTGGTCCTCTTGTTCTTTGGACCTGCCATCTTTCTCTATATGCGACCTTCCTCCACCTTCACTGAGGACAAACTGGTGGCTGTGTTCTACACGGTTGTCACACCCATGCTGAACCCCATCATCTACACACTCAGAAATGCAGAGGTGAAAAATGCCATGAGAAAGTTGTGGAGCAAAAAGAACTCAGGGATGGAATGA